The Pogona vitticeps strain Pit_001003342236 chromosome 6, PviZW2.1, whole genome shotgun sequence genome contains a region encoding:
- the LOC110087647 gene encoding G-protein coupled receptor 4 isoform X2 has protein sequence MNNTTHACQSMPYSTTKYFKLPVYAVVLVVGFPLSILALCALVRQMKRSVVLSVYIISLVLANLLQILTLPFWMYHSYHDHLWGLGKGLCVVAILAFRTNFYAKNGFLCLIAMERYIGLVHPLRFHRLQTVAGAVKVLQGGDAVKE, from the exons ATGAATAATACCACCCACGCATGCCAATCTATGCCTTACAGCACCACCAAATACTTCAAGCTTCCAGTGTACGCCGTAGTGTTGGTGGTCGGGTTTCCTCTGAGCATCTTAGCGCTTTGCGCCTTGGTCCGCCAAATGAAGAGATCCGTTGTCCTCTCGGTTTACATCATCAGCTTGGTCTTGGCCAACCTCTTGCAGATCCTGACCCTCCCTTTCTGGATGTACCACAGTTACCACGACCACCTCTGGGGCCTAGGGAAAGGGCTGTGTGTGGTCGCCATCCTCGCTTTCCGCACGAACTTCTATGCCAAGAATGGTTTCTTGTGCCTCATCGCGATGGAGCGATATATCGGACTGGTTCACCCCCTCAGATTCCACAGGTTGCAGACAGTGGCCGGGGCCGTCAAG GTTCTACAGGGAGGTGATGCTGTCAAAGAGTGA
- the LOC110087647 gene encoding G-protein coupled receptor 4 isoform X1, with protein MNNTTHACQSMPYSTTKYFKLPVYAVVLVVGFPLSILALCALVRQMKRSVVLSVYIISLVLANLLQILTLPFWMYHSYHDHLWGLGKGLCVVAILAFRTNFYAKNGFLCLIAMERYIGLVHPLRFHRLQTVAGAVKVSVVAWLLVMVLCAIGIGLQVNHPGLWHEHCLDGSEKNHHYAQFKVGIIGLAFFLPFFLMGFFYFRVLFELRKVVSLEKRTKRQIYGFISLIIATFFLLFTPYQVTLSYRFYREVMLSKSDSPALCNFLRNVFIYQQATLCLSTVGNILDPLLYILLLKDVRAELKETLSFRAPHIGNSHKSEEHRVSQYRTTEQM; from the coding sequence ATGAATAATACCACCCACGCATGCCAATCTATGCCTTACAGCACCACCAAATACTTCAAGCTTCCAGTGTACGCCGTAGTGTTGGTGGTCGGGTTTCCTCTGAGCATCTTAGCGCTTTGCGCCTTGGTCCGCCAAATGAAGAGATCCGTTGTCCTCTCGGTTTACATCATCAGCTTGGTCTTGGCCAACCTCTTGCAGATCCTGACCCTCCCTTTCTGGATGTACCACAGTTACCACGACCACCTCTGGGGCCTAGGGAAAGGGCTGTGTGTGGTCGCCATCCTCGCTTTCCGCACGAACTTCTATGCCAAGAATGGTTTCTTGTGCCTCATCGCGATGGAGCGATATATCGGACTGGTTCACCCCCTCAGATTCCACAGGTTGCAGACAGTGGCCGGGGCCGTCAAGGTGAGCGTCGTTGCTTGGCTTCTGGTGATGGTCCTTTGTGCCATCGGCATCGGACTACAGGTGAATCACCCGGGACTGTGGCATGAACATTGTCTAGATGGCTCCGAAAAGAATCATCACTATGCCCAGTTTAAAGTTGGCATCATAGGCCTGGCCTTCTTTTTACCTTTCTTTCTTATGGGGTTCTTCTACTTCCGGGTCCTGTTTGAGCTTCGGAAGGTGGTCTCTCTGGAGAAGAGGACGAAGAGGCAAATCTATGGTTTCATCTCCCTCATCATCGCcaccttcttccttctcttcaccCCTTACCAGGTGACTTTGTCTTACAGGTTCTACAGGGAGGTGATGCTGTCAAAGAGTGACAGTCCCGCTTTGTGCAATTTTTTGAGAAACGTCTTCATCTACCAACAGGCAACGCTGTGTTTAAGTACAGTGGGCAATATTTTAGATCCTCTTCTCTACATTTTGCTCCTTAAAGACGTCCGGGCAGAACTCAAAGAGACACTCAGCTTCAGGGCTCCCCATATAGGAAATTCACACAAGTCGGAAGAGCATCGTGTTTCTCAGTATCGTACCACAGAGCAGATGTAA